GTTGATGCCGCGAAGCGCTTTTTGCGCAAGCGGCAAGTGATCGACCGAACTGATAAAGCGTGCGATAAGCGAAATGATGACGACGGACGGAGTTATCATACCGAGCGTCGCGACGATGCCGCCTGCTATCCCCGCCTGCTTAAAGCCGACAAAGGTTGCGACATTTACCGCAATGATGCCCGGAGTCGACTGCCCTATCGCATAATAATCGAGCAGTTCATCTTCGGTCATCCACTTCTTTTTTTCGATAAGTTCGCGCTGCAAAATCGGCATCATCGCCATGCCGCCGCCGAATGTAACCGAACCTATTTTGGCAAGGGAAACATACAAATCAATCAGTATCGGAATTTTTTTCATACATGTCCTTAATTATTATACAATCAACAGGGATTCGAGCGAATGTCGCTTTCGCGACCGTAAACCGAAGCATAGCAGCTGCGCCACGCTTTCGCCGCTTTATCCGCCAAAAACGCGGCATTCGCTTTTCGCGAAAGATTTTCATCGGGACG
This Treponema socranskii subsp. buccale DNA region includes the following protein-coding sequences:
- a CDS encoding chromate transporter — encoded protein: MKKIPILIDLYVSLAKIGSVTFGGGMAMMPILQRELIEKKKWMTEDELLDYYAIGQSTPGIIAVNVATFVGFKQAGIAGGIVATLGMITPSVVIISLIARFISSVDHLPLAQKALRGINVSVAALLTSVVFQFSKKTVKSILGFLCLAVSFAAIWFFKVPSYWMIIAGAATGVIVSVFSRKTKKSEDK